One part of the Nymphaea colorata isolate Beijing-Zhang1983 chromosome 8, ASM883128v2, whole genome shotgun sequence genome encodes these proteins:
- the LOC116258778 gene encoding probable xyloglucan 6-xylosyltransferase 5: protein MRMSSRASGIPRGRQIQKTFNNIKITILCGFVTILVLRGTIGVGNLGGGGDADNNQQLIEETNRILEEIRSDHDPDDDVEVRAATRGGDGGGGTDAAGGDSGENALGKASEATAGLVNVTYTLGPKITDWDEQRKLWLAQNPEFPSYIDGKPRILLVTGSQPNPCDNAIGDHYLLKAIKNKIDYCRLHRIEIVYNMAHLDKELAGYWAKLPLIRRLMLSHPEIEWIWWMDSDALFTDMVFEIPMHKYKDYNFVLHGYEDLLFNQKSWIALNTGSFLFRNCQWSLDLLDAWAPMGPKGPIRDEAGKILTANLKGRPAFEADDQSALIYLLITQQEQWMNKVFIENSYFLHGYWAGLVDRYEEMQEKYHPGLGDDRWPFVTHFVGCKPCGSYGDYPMERCLSSMERAFNFADNQILQIYGFTHKSLKTPKIKRTRNESSSPLEEEDKLHLRHPAFVSGSQNQ from the coding sequence ATGAGGATGTCCTCGAGGGCTTCGGGCATCCCCAGAGGCAGGCAGATCCAGAAGACCTTCAACAATATCAAGATCACCATCCTCTGCGGCTTCGTCACTATTCTTGTTCTGAGGGGCACCATCGGTGTCGGCAATctcggcggcggcggcgacgccGACAACAATCAGCAGCTGATCGAGGAAACGAATAGGATTCTGGAAGAGATCAGATCTGATCACGACCCGGACGACGACGTTGAAGTCAGGGCTGCTACTcgtggtggtgatggtggtggtggcactGATGCCGCCGGTGGGGACAGCGGCGAGAATGCGCTCGGCAAGGCAAGTGAAGCGACAGCAGGACTCGTCAACGTGACCTACACTCTGGGCCCTAAGATCACCGATTGGGATGAGCAGAGGAAACTCTGGCTTGCTCAGAATCCAGAATTCCCCAGTTACATAGATGGTAAGCCTCGGATCCTCCTTGTGACCGGCTCCCAGCCGAACCCTTGCGATAACGCCATCGGCGACCACTACCTGCTCAAGGCTATTAAGAACAAGATCGACTACTGCCGCCTCCACCGGATCGAGATCGTCTACAACATGGCTCATCTGGACAAAGAGCTCGCCGGCTACTGGGCTAAGCTTCCGTTGATCAGACGGCTGATGCTCTCACATCCAGAGATCGAATGGATCTGGTGGATGGATAGCGATGCCCTCTTCACCGATATGGTCTTCGAGATTCCGATGCACAAGTACAAGGACTACAATTTCGTCCTCCATGGCTACGAGGATCTCCTCTTCAACCAAAAATCGTGGATTGCTCTCAACACGGGCAGCTTCCTCTTCAGGAACTGCCAATGGTCGCTAGACCTGTTGGATGCCTGGGCACCCATGGGACCTAAAGGCCCTATTCGAGACGAAGCAGGGAAAATACTCACGGCGAACCTTAAGGGCCGGCCTGCATTCGAGGCCGACGATCAGTCCGCGCTCATCTACTTGCTAATCACTCAGCAGGAGCAGTGGATGAATAAGGTCTTCATTGAGAATTCTTACTTTCTCCATGGGTACTGGGCTGGCTTGGTCGATCGGTATGAAGAGATGCAAGAGAAGTACCATCCTGGCTTGGGGGATGATAGGTGGCCTTTCGTCACCCACTTTGTTGGATGCAAACCTTGCGGGAGCTATGGTGATTATCCAATGGAGAGATGCTTGAGCAGCATGGAGAGGGCCTTCAATTTCGCAGACAACCAGATTCTTCAGATTTACGGTTTCACTCATAAGAGTCTCAAAACTCCCAAGATCAAGAGGACAAGAAACGAGTCGTCTTCACCtttggaagaagaagacaagctTCACCTTCGACATCCTGCATTTGTTTCCGGATCACAGAACCAATGA